attacgatatattttactgtctaacttaaattttttatctcttgaaTCAATAGCGTCCTCCACTTGATTCTCGCGGGAGATTATTTAGAATACCTCCtcctaaataatatatatatttaagtagtGATAAAATCTGTGAGATGTGacattttctctatattttctaagcatttttaacattctaaaaaaatagacttaaaaaaatgtttaataaacattgaaatatctttattctcttattattttattgataatatatttttattataaatgcgtGATatcaataatagaattataaaatatttaacatataatattcatattcatgTCACAGACTTAAAGGACGGAGCGTTATTAGTTCAAAGTTCAAAGAGGTGAAGCATGTCCacacttatttatataaaccatTATTGCTGTCatgttctattatttaaacagattaagtaatattgttatttattattatttattcctcGCCTTGCAACTTAAGATAACTTTTGGATTAtactttacattattatacttttaccTTATTTTCATCTTCTATTTCtcacattttcattttatattttatcatacttcTTTCCTAtaacattttgttaaattaaaacataaaacctacaattgaaaacataaacataaaattttaattatgaaacgAAAACCTCAACgtcatcataaaatatttaagtcttTTGTTCTTTAATCCTATTACATTCTGTTTTGTCACTTATAGTTATCCACTTTCTCCTCCTatcatctttttatctttttccttttcgattttcttcattatcttcagacattaataattaataattggcatcttcaaatttatctctaaatcactaaattaaatttaaatttaaatctgtatctatatttaaatttaaatctaaatataatgttacatcCGGTGGATAtcacgatttttttctttcataaatcGAATATTGAAAAAACCAAAGGAATCTGACAAGcgagatttaataaatcaataataaagcaTAATAATAGCAGACcaagaaattaaaacgatGTGATAGAATTCGATGATCGACTATCAGATTAAGCTCTTctgtatttctctttcttgttttGTTAAATCATCCTTAAGTCATACTCCTTTTCTCAGGTCTTTCTTTCCATTACCTCTCTTTTTTTGCTCCGAACTGTCTAAGGTTGTTATTACTACTATCCTATTCACCTTGTCTCttgttttaaatgttttatttacttcACTCCAGAGTCTTCATAAATTCCTGTTTTTCCAATGTCTTGCTTTCTCCTTGCATTTGCATTTTCGCTGCAGTTTTGCCCGTTCTTTCAGCTATTGTCCTCTTAACTGCtttcccccccctctctctctctctcctctctcccttcccctctccctctctctctctctctctcccctatctctctccctttctctctctatctctattaACCTTATCTTGCTTTTCTACCTTCATTTTCTGGTTAATTTTCTTCTACTTTTTTCTACTTCTTTTATCTTCATTCTCCTTTCTTgttccttattttttttattatctattctatctaaatattcattataaattcttttactatCTAACTGTCCGTGTATAATTTGCGCCATTTCAACTGAAAATTTCTAtgaagtaatattaaatatatccagaaaaaaataaataaaataaatataaaagataaatgacagaatataaataaaggagAAAATACTTAGATATGTGCATGAAATACATATGGAGATATACAATATCCACggcttatataaatatgaaggTTTTTTACGTTACGTTCCAAAACATCCTCGCCGAGAAAAACTTTActgaatgtaatataatatacgttacgtgtattatatatttcgaatgaAATTTTCCTCGGAAAGGATGTTTTAGAAGTTAAAATTTCCCCGCACCAGTGCTTCACTTATCATATCCATGATATATCGTAATGTTCCGTTTTTTAAATCTGCGACTCACGTACATTTTCTTGCAATAACATTGACTAGAATTGTTCATCTtcacaatattttacaatatattttaaacaccaTCGTTtaatagttaaattatatccGGCCTCTTATTACTAGCATATACAGGATAGGCCATTTTAATCTTTCCACTGAAATATCTCAGAATCTATAAgttttagacaaaaatgtttcagacaaaagttgtagggTTGAggaggccataagatggtaccattggtttgaccttgaaaagtcatttgaaggtcatgtgaaggtcacgtcgatttttttaaatggaacaccttatatattattgcatattcttatagcttatctcgagagctttccaaaacactataatcaaatatttttttgtgaagtactttttgagttataaagcttcaaagttgcaatattttgacataaaatacaagatatctcgtaaaatattcatttcttgattatcttaccctaatacttttatgcacagaataatgagacgaatcaattgacgtaattaaaatacataattatgttaaagtaaaaatgtgtaactgctagttgcaaattcagattttttcttaaagataaccatgtgttttaattacaccaCTTGATTCATcttattattctgtgcataaaagtattagggtaagataatcgaaaaatgaatattttacgatatgttgtattttatgtcaaaatattacaactttGAAGAGTTATAACTCGGAAACTACTTCacgaaaaaacatttgattatagtgttttggaaagctttcGAGATAatctacaagaatatgcaataatatatagggtgtcccatttaaaaaattaaacatgacgtttatgtgaccttcaaataattcttcaaggtcaaactaatggcaccatcttatgtctccctagaaaccatacaacttttgtctaaaaCTTATAGGTGATTCTGAGATATTTCAGTgaaagattaaaatggtctaccctgtatatgtatactaatAATCGAACAGTACAAATAAATGCTTTGtgcaaattgataatatagtCGCatgtacttaaaaattatcccTCATCAACATAGATGCCTGATTGCAGTATGTTATATTGAATTCACAAGGATGCTGATACCAAGGCTCACCATCCACTTGCATGGCGCATGAtcgcaataattttatctgaatgacaacaatatttattacatgtataattgtGCAGATGTGAGATTTTTGAAATTgctaaaactttaaaaataccTTCACTGTACTAGCTTGACCGATCCTGTACGGTTTCGATAAACCTACTTGTAGCTGGGCCATGTGGAATGAAGAATAAAGAGCCACTACTTCTAACTTGCCATCGTTGATACTTTGTATTCCTGAACTTTCGTCgtctatgaaataaatataaataacataataatggtattactaattgtaagatatttgTCTATCTCGATTATATTAACCTTCTGCTCCCATTTTCCATAAATCGACACCAGCTGCCCAAGAGGGAATGTTAAGTATTACTACGCTTTCAATGGAAGGTAATTTTACCCTCTTATCGTCCAAATAGACTTCCAAATGTTTATCAAGATCTTTGCATTCTCTTTCGACGACTTGTTGTGTGCCAAAACACAAATACAACAACTATAACAGATACAAATTGCTTTATTCAACCTGCATGCATAAAGAAaagatctatttatttaataaagaaattacttTGTTAAATATCTTATGACTGAAGAGATAAAATCGGCTCTCTCTTGTGCGATGAAAATTCAAAGTAACTTGTGCGTCGACACCCACACTTATGtaattgtacataaataaGGTTCGATACGAACCTCTTAATCCTAGGCCGCCATATGGTTTTATTATCACGGACCATCTAAATCGTATAAGCTTCATGTACatctaattaaatgtaatgtaaagaaacgaaaatatttcattttttatatgtacatatatgtacctaTCAAGCATTACTTTCTCTGCTCTTTGTACCTTCTCCAGGATCCTTTCTGGATTCCAATCGTGTTCCTCTCCCCATCCTAATACTCTAGATAAATCATTGCCTGTCCCCAAGGGAATTATTGCTACAGACGGAACAGGCTGTGTCATAGAAAAACATTTGTTTGACTTGTATCTATGCGCAAgtagaaatatgtatttatatttttaaaaaatgtatactttcAACTCAAGTTTATGAATAGTATTCAGTAACCAGGCGATGGTTCCATCACCACCGGCTACAAGTATAGTAGCTGGGGTTTTTCCTAACAAACGACACCATTCGAGAGCAGCGACCGGATCGCGCTCAGCTAAATCCATGATCTGCGCGGGGTTTAACAATCTTCTgaacaaagataaaatttggCTACCATCGTTGTTCCCAGATTTTGTATTTCCTACACGAGAAAAAATCTTgagaatacatatttatatttttattgtttattctttctcttttatttaccTACAACGATGATTGGATTCCAATCAAGCCAATTCGGTGGTATAATAGAACGAATATGTAACCTGCGTTTCATTGTGCTACGTCGATTTATCACCTCCAAACTTCCTGGTggaataatcattaatttgaaCTTTCCGAAATCACATATCTAAAAagtgaatatatttatcaatctgTTTTACCTTTTTATAATGAACGAAATCAAAAGTTATCGCTGCAAGGTGCCGATGTAGCACTATTTTAAGattgctatttttattattaagacattttattaaaatcaagaaattctaataagaaaaattttttaattatttattaaaaaacaaagagtCATCGCAAACAGCTTGTGTAATATGATTAAAACCTGCTACTCACAACCCAATCTGCACGGAGCCAGGGTCGTGTTATAGACTTGCTAGACTTCttcttttttgatttttttggcCTCAACTTTCCCTTGTTAGGGAATTTAGTGAATGCTGGCCATTAACTGGTAGATGAGTGTAAAACttgaaattagaaaattaatgtgAATGCTgtcgtgagaaaaaaaaagtaaaaagactTGTTAGACGACTCGATTTATAACTCTCCCGATATTGGACGGTTGGTCGGGGCAACCATACGATTTCCCGACTCTCTATTCTAATGCTCTGCATCTGTTGGATCGTGTGTAGAACAATTGAATCAATTTTCGACACGACTACATGCTGTGACGTGTCTAATAAGATTCATTACGATCATATACAGTAGTTCATTAAAAGTGTCATAATCCATCCGtagaaagtttttaaaatcaacTGAATCTAAttctttaagaatattaatatgactaaatttttttctctgtaataataacatttcaacccaatattttctttttcgtttgtGCATCAGTATTTCGTTTTGTGGCAGTAAACTCAATTccgattttctttaatttagaaattaacgGAGCCATTTTTCACACGTATTTGCAATGCAGTTAACCACAGATTGGATCGTGTGGAGAGCAACACCCGATTATCCCTACCTAATTACCCTGCAAATCGGGTCGTGAGTAGAGGGTTTAAGGCACAATGACACACAATGATTCTCTACAGATATgatgaaagaaatgaaaaagatatcaataaaaaatattattaattattacttcaGAAAGGGCAGGTTTACAATCTTCATGAACACATCTCTGACACCAACAACACCACCAGTCCCAGAGGTCGGGTTCGGACTCTTCACACTCTTCTTTACAGATATAACACATGGCATCAGTTGGTAAATTACCTTTAGACACaacgaaaacaaaaatatatatgtatacatatttaaatattaaaatatttaagaggaCATGTATATTCGTCATGTTAGTAGCACACCTTTGACCCAATGATGTTTCATTGGTTGGTCATTATTAGAAGTTATCGCTTTGCATTTTAGCTGTTTATTGGCAAGCTTTAGGCAACCTCGATCCGCACACACACCACAAGAATCACAAAAAAAACCAAGATTCCATAATAGAGCCTCACAAATACTACAATAATTCGCTTCTATATCTGGGAGAATCACGTACCCGGATTTCACTGCCTGATGATCAGATTTCATCATGTCATGATCTAATAGTTAtcgaaatatgataaatattttgtaatcatATTATGGTGatacatatatcatacaaGTTAACGTGCACATGAGAAAAAATGTAAGCTCACATATTGATGATGTAACTCAACTAATGATAATCAAATACtgactaaaataattaactatatatatatatatatatatgtaataattctatatatctttatgttaaatacatttaattattttttcaagacACAAAAACTAGCtacttttatcatattataaataatattttatagactaaataaatattccgaTTTATATATGACACACAAAAGATTATGCAATGATGTAGAAAACTATTGTTATTATGTCTACCTAGCAAGTAGAAAAAacactatatttaaaaataacgatatagaaattatttgaaatattcgaaaatattgaatttatggGTATGAATAATAGTTTCATTTTATTACTAGAAAAAACGACTTATCaaaatatctgataaaaattcttgaaaatacCTTGGTTATTTCACTCATTGGCTTCCAATTATGTTCCTTTGTAATATCTCTAATCTGAATATGACTACTTATTAGGTCTAACTGGATATAACTATTTATGAGATATCGGAAGAAATACATCGttaatacaaagaaaatcAGTATGGACAATGTAGGTAGAACAACAACATTCAAGTCTTCGTCCcacataatatcaaataatgttttgtCAAAAGTTTCCAAAAATTTATGATctgaaattaatgtaatatcaactataataaatatatcctttttcttataaaaaagatcTTATATTCTACTAAAAgtacaagatatttaaaaacactcatattgtaattaaaatcttatctaATGTACTCTTAACATaacaaaactaatatttttggaataaataatgatttaccaatagatttatttacataaaatatgtccacaaaataatgaaaattatttatgaatatttttttataataaattaaattagttgttttatatatatacaaaaaatagcaTGAGTCATGATGACCAacttattaagaaattataaaaaaaactgtttttgctgtttcttttaattttattatatatattatttttttaatatttgttattagaCATGTAGGAGTTAAATACAAGTGCTTTCAATTGAAAGATATTCCTCTTTAAGAggtattgatattattttcttaatatctaTGTTTTCTTATCCTTTTCATACCACTATAAACGATATCTAATCCATAGAACTTATACTAAGGCAGGGGCTCTGAGCTCTGATACctggtaaaaaatttgttatgtataatcatatatgaccatataaaattatatagaaatgtataaaatttatataagttatgtataattatatataataatatgacttgttgtataattatatataattttatattaatgttggctaaatgtcagtcaacgataatacaaaattatgcatactatacataactatacataacttatacagaattttatatatttctatatacttttattgttatatataattatatatgagaaattttttaccgggtatGTATGAGGAGGATCAACAGAGAGAGCAGAAAACATTGATGATGAAAATGACAGACCTATAATGTGGAAATAGTATAGAGCTTATATTAATGAAGGGGCCTTACTTATATGTTAAACATAGGAGGGTGTACTAAAGAAAGATTGAAAAGGAgatatattctatttctttttttgtaatccTCCTATGGGTTATCttcataagaaaaaagaatagcCTATACAAGATGACTACAGTATAGATCTGTTTACTATCTAATCAGGTTATCTGCTTTCTCTGTCAATCTTTCCAGTAAACACAAAGCAACAGTAATGTAAcatcaatgttataatttctcACTCAACaatgtaattgcaatataacATGCTTTGtacataacatttatattgttgagtggaaaattataacattgatgTTACATTACTGTTGCTTTGTGTTTACTGGGTTATTTCAGTATGCCAGGATCCTTCCATTAGTATAAACTCTATGAGAAATAGGCTGTTCTCCTTCCCCATGAGAACAACACGGAGTAGGGGTTCTACAGCTGGAAATGAGACAGAAGATATCTACTTCTCTGTTAATTCTCTTTAAACAGACTTGTCTATACTCAACATATAGACAAAGTTCTTCcattaaaataagttatataaatgcaaCTAACATTCGTTTTATATAGGAGCATAAAATTACGTGAATGTGATAACTCAACTTtatgaaaatgataatttgtAATCTCCTCACAATAACTGATTTAATCTTACaagatatgataataaataatatataagataaatttaattgctacTTACTTGTGACAGACCTGACAGTTACTTTTCTCaagtcatttatatatattacatatgtatatttatatattttacatgtatatcgTACATATGTACTTGATATTGTTTAACCTGTCAACTACGTTGTTTACAGTTTACAATGGCTTCGTTCAgcagagaaagcaaatcagtgagagcttagtgattctttattgtgattggttctTGCATTTAGACCTTCGATGGATCTAAGTGCAGaaaccaatcacaataaagaatcactaagcgctcactgatttgctttctctgcTGAACGCAGTCAATAGCTACGTTCAGTagagaaagcaaatcagtgagcgcttagtgattctttattgtgattgggTCTTGCATTTAGATCTTCGATGGATCTAAAGTACAGaaaccaatcacaataaagaattactaagcgctcactgatttgctttctctgcTGAACGCAGCCAATTTCTACCAAGATTGCTGGTCATGTTTACTAGGAATAGAGCTGCGTTCCGATATTCACTGTcagtactgaaaatctataatttatgtcacgtacactatagatttttaatactggcagtgaatatcGGAACGCAGCCTAGATATCTTGATTCCTCTCGATTAGTCGAGGttcgatatttttcgatatttcaaattaaaaatcgaataTTCTTTCGATGTTTCCAAATTTgattaatcaattttgttttttctgcAATGTTATTAACAGAAAGAAGCTTCCCAAGTAGCACAcattcgtttcaaaaacgtttcacaaatgtttctgcgaaacgttttagaaccggcttttgaaaacgtttctgattggttaaaatgtccacttaaaaaacgtcattttctaacaaaaaaaaagtttaagaaactgtcaaaatacggttttcttcctttatttgtgaaaaatttatttattcgcagattcaataaaataatgtatatatggatataattcatctattttcatcatgtttGGAATCTCTTGTTGAGATTACATCAGAAGTCAAATTGACAAAaagaacataatttaaattatagttttagtGTCTGTTCCtttaggctttatatacatgttattaaaacttgaatacgagttatttaagtctgaacacgccacgtagcggcaaacaaaggaacacgtattataaaatagatcttttttgtcttgtcgaaaagatgatcaaaaagacatcttttggtcgactaaaattaattatgacttttagaagacatattttaaaaaatgactttttttgtagatagaaagatattcttttagacatcttttagccttgtcagaaagataacttaataaaaaagacatcttttcgtcatcttttaattgtctgtgctatctggggatcgtcttaataagtacagtcttaataatgtgtatatatataattttgaattaaaaaattaatttttgttctatttatagaaatgtaaaaaatacgtttcttaaaccatgattttaaaaatgtttctgttgaaacgtttcttattagtgcttgacggttaaaaaatattggatacgtttagaaaacgtttataaaacgaacatgtgctacctgggtaGTTATTTAGTACAGCACTGCTGTACTAAATAACTAACCAACAGTCATAACCATAAAATgtctatgcataaaatatataatataacctacaacagtaatattataatataattataacaatttatagataaaaatattaaatatgaatgtGATCATGAAACAAAAggatactttattaaattatttaaaacaacatCCTGAATTAGTGACGggtagaatttatttatacagatttatattcttacataaaataaaatagacaaACTATAATGAATTCAAAATTCCATACatgaaaactatttttattttaaattatataaatcataataccCCTTGTCCTGGCGTTCGTTGATTTCCACAAGACCTTTGATACAATTGAACTAAAGGCAGTCCTGAAGGCACTCCAAGAATGCAGAATAGACTATCGATACACCAAACTTATTCACAACATCTATAAAAACGCAACAACGATGGTGAAACTGCACAAAAATATCAACCAGATACCTATTAGACGTGACGTAAGACAGGGCGATACGTCCCCTAAACTGTTTATTACAGTTTTGGAAAGTGCCTTCAAGCATCTTGACTGGAGCCATAGAGGCATAAACATAAATGGTGAAAATCTTACAAATCTACGCTTCGCAGACGATATAGTGCTGATCTCAGACAACTTAGGGGAAATGAAACTGATGCTACAGGATCTGCAAAGAGTATGCACAAGGGCTGGATTGAATATCAACGTCTCAAAAACGTTAGTTTATGACGAATCTTGTTCCCAGCCAAAACATAAACATAGACGGAAACGAAATCGAAAAATGGactgttatacatattttggcCATGAAATTCGAATTTCAAGAGATAACCCAAGTAGCACATtttcgtttcaaaaacgtttcacaaatgtttctgcgaaacgttttaaaaccggcttttaaaaacgtttctaattggttaaaatgtccacttaaaaaacgttaagggaaacgtcattttctaacaaaaaaaaaaacgtttaagaaactgtcaaaatacgatttttttcctttatttgtaaaaaatttgtttatccacagattcaataaaataatgcaaatatggatataatccatctattttcatgttctgaatctcttctcgagattacatcagaagtcaaactaacaaaaaagacataatttaaattatacttttagtacctgtttttttaggttttatatgcatgttatgaaaacttgaatacgagttaagtctgaacacgccacgtagcggcaaacaaaagaacactatattataaaatattataaaatattataaaattatattatattagtatattataaaatagatcttttttgtcttgtcgaaaagatgatcaaaaagtcatcttttcgtcgacttaACGTAactatgacttttagaagacatcttttagacatcttttagttttctgtgctatctggggatcgtcttaataagtacagtcttaataatgtgtatatatataattttgaattaaaacattaatttttgttctatttatagaaacgtaaaatatacgtttcttaaaccatgattttaaaaatgtttctgttgaaacgtttcttattggtgcttgacggttaaaaaatattggatacgtttagaaaacgtttataaaacgaacatgtgctacatGGGAATCAAACGTGcgaattaaaaagaagaattacTCTATCATGGGCAGCTTTTGGGAAACTGAGGGAAGATTCAGGAGAAGTGACATCCCATATACACATGAAGAGAAAAACTTTCAACCGCTGTGTCCTACCGGTTATGACCTATGGCGCTGAAACTCTAATGTTAACAACTGCAATCGCCAAGAAGCTTAGAACAGCACaaagaaaaatggaaagaTCTATGCTTGGAGTATCCTTTTACATAATCATACGAAACGAAGACCTACGCGCAAGAACTGGTGTTAAGGATGTTGTCCACATCATAGCGTGACTCAAATGGGATTGGGCTGATCATGTCGTCAGAATGCAGAATGACCGATGAACAAAACGAATACTGGAATGGATACCGCGGACGGACAAAAGATACAGAGGAAGACCACCTACCCGCTGGACAGACGACATCAAACGAACAATGAACAACTAATAACTGGATCCAGACGGCGCAAAACAGACGGAGATGGAGAGAGATAGGGGAGGCCTATGTTCAACAGTGGACGCAGAGGGCTGTTTG
Above is a genomic segment from Anoplolepis gracilipes chromosome 3, ASM4749672v1, whole genome shotgun sequence containing:
- the LOC140664060 gene encoding diacylglycerol kinase epsilon-like isoform X2 codes for the protein MMKSDHQAVKSGYVILPDIEANYCSICEALLWNLGFFCDSCGVCADRGCLKLANKQLKCKAITSNNDQPMKHHWVKGNLPTDAMCYICKEECEESEPDLWDWWCCWCQRCVHEDCKPALSEICDFGKFKLMIIPPGSLEVINRRSTMKRRLHIRSIIPPNWLDWNPIIVVGNTKSGNNDGSQILSLFRRLLNPAQIMDLAERDPVAALEWCRLLGKTPATILVAGGDGTIAWLLNTIHKLELKPVPSVAIIPLGTGNDLSRVLGWGEEHDWNPERILEKVQRAEKVMLDRWSVIIKPYGGLGLRGSYRTLFMYNYISVGVDAQVTLNFHRTRESRFYLFSHKIFNKLLYLCFGTQQVVERECKDLDKHLEVYLDDKRVKLPSIESVVILNIPSWAAGVDLWKMGAEDDESSGIQSINDGKLEVVALYSSFHMAQLQVGLSKPYRIGQASTVKIKLLRSCAMQVDGEPWYQHPCEFNITYCNQASMLMRDNF
- the LOC140664060 gene encoding diacylglycerol kinase epsilon-like isoform X1, giving the protein MWDEDLNVVVLPTLSILIFFVLTMYFFRYLINSYIQLDLISSHIQIRDITKEHNWKPMSEITKAVKSGYVILPDIEANYCSICEALLWNLGFFCDSCGVCADRGCLKLANKQLKCKAITSNNDQPMKHHWVKGNLPTDAMCYICKEECEESEPDLWDWWCCWCQRCVHEDCKPALSEICDFGKFKLMIIPPGSLEVINRRSTMKRRLHIRSIIPPNWLDWNPIIVVGNTKSGNNDGSQILSLFRRLLNPAQIMDLAERDPVAALEWCRLLGKTPATILVAGGDGTIAWLLNTIHKLELKPVPSVAIIPLGTGNDLSRVLGWGEEHDWNPERILEKVQRAEKVMLDRWSVIIKPYGGLGLRGSYRTLFMYNYISVGVDAQVTLNFHRTRESRFYLFSHKIFNKLLYLCFGTQQVVERECKDLDKHLEVYLDDKRVKLPSIESVVILNIPSWAAGVDLWKMGAEDDESSGIQSINDGKLEVVALYSSFHMAQLQVGLSKPYRIGQASTVKIKLLRSCAMQVDGEPWYQHPCEFNITYCNQASMLMRDNF